The Aneurinibacillus migulanus genome contains the following window.
CCACAAACTCAGCCGGAGCATTGGGATTGTCTACAGAAGCCGGATTGTGCATGGCGATCATCCAATTTTTATCCATACTCATACGACCGTTATCCATTACGTATACACGCGGATGTGGTTTAATAATGTTTGCCATTTTCATTTCCTCCTTTGATCCGTCTCGGTTCAACAGGGAATAAGGCCCTCGTTGATAGAAGTTTTACTTTATGTCCCTCTATCTCTCTACTATCAAGCAAAGATAATGCCAAATGAATAGATAGCGCTTTCAGCTACTTTTATGTCCCATTCGGTGAATATATTCACCATATCTATACGAATCATCAGAAAATTAGTAGAATAAAGGTGAAAAAATTCACCGACTTTATAAAAATTTCACCAGGGGGTTGTTATGCAAAACGATGGAGCCATCCCTATGCATACTGTGATTGAATTTTCTACAGACGGTATTTATGTGGTAGACGGCGCGGGAGTTACATTACTGGTTAACCAAGCGTATGAACAAATCGCAGGCTTTGACCGCCGAGAATTAATCGGAAAGCATATGAACGAATTGATGGAGGATGGATATCTGGACCAATCGGTTTCCCTTCTCGTACTAGAACAGAAGAGGCGCATCTCGCTTATGCAGACGCTCGGTGGAAAAAAAGAAGTTATCGTAACGGGGAATCCTGTCTTTGATGAAGAAGGAAACATTCAATTTGTAATAACGAGCGTATGTGACATCACAGCATTGAACGAAACGAAACGTCAACTGGAGAAAGCACGGAACTTTTCTGAGCTACAAAAAAACCGGTATGTTTATCAAGGGCATTCCGATAAAGAGAAATTCATTTTTCAAAGCGAGCAAATGCAACGGGTATATGAGCAAGTATGCCAGGTTGCCCCTTATCCCTCTACGGTACTGTTATCCGGTCCCTCCGGCGCAGGCAAAGAAGTCATCGCCACGCTCCTGCATAATAAGAGCGGCCGAAAGGACAAGCCTTACATAAAAATCAATTGCGGTGCAATCCCGGAACCTCTGCTGGAATCGGAATTGTTCGGTTATGAAGAAGGGGCATTTACCGGCGCCAGCCGCAAAGGAAAAATCGGGCTTCTGGAGCTGGCCGACGGCGGAACAGTCATGCTCGATGAAATCGGGGAGATGCCCCCACTGCTTCAAGTGAAACTGCTACGGATTCTACAG
Protein-coding sequences here:
- a CDS encoding sigma-54 interaction domain-containing protein: MQNDGAIPMHTVIEFSTDGIYVVDGAGVTLLVNQAYEQIAGFDRRELIGKHMNELMEDGYLDQSVSLLVLEQKRRISLMQTLGGKKEVIVTGNPVFDEEGNIQFVITSVCDITALNETKRQLEKARNFSELQKNRYVYQGHSDKEKFIFQSEQMQRVYEQVCQVAPYPSTVLLSGPSGAGKEVIATLLHNKSGRKDKPYIKINCGAIPEPLLESELFGYEEGAFTGASRKGKIGLLELADGGTVMLDEIGEMPPLLQVKLLRILQEKQVTRIGGTKSRPLDIRIISATNRDLRAMVKEGTFREDLYYRLQVVEIQLPPLAERPEDVRLLIDHYFSFYKHEYRVDKTISADTMDILMTYHWPGNVRELKNLVESMLVSVPASVIQSVHLPRHLSDTLHGLAPETIKLKQKVQQYEKKLIQEALTKHHSLRKTALHLGIDHSTLIKKLKRLQIETK